Proteins co-encoded in one Medicago truncatula cultivar Jemalong A17 chromosome 8, MtrunA17r5.0-ANR, whole genome shotgun sequence genomic window:
- the LOC25500818 gene encoding uncharacterized protein: MLSVEEQTTKNTVAENDDSVVDSLSLFDDLIEIPNLESLKLSSIKSKNIWRDQPLSNICFQNLIKLTVKDCYNLKYLCSFSVASKFKKLKGLFISDCLKMEKIFSTEGNTVEKVCIFPKLEEIQLNKLNMLTDICQVEVGADSFSSLISVQIEGCKKLDKIFPSHMTGCFGSLDILKVIDCMSVESIFEGVIGFKNLRIIEVTECHNLSYVLPASVAKDLKRLEGISVSHCDKMKEIVASDDGPQTQLVFPEVTFMQLYGLFNVKRFYKGGHIECPKLKQLVVNFCRKLDVFTTETTNEERQGVFLAEKVISNLEIMEIHSKDALWLKNNTWKYRMDCIKELSLRYLRGVELLYWFLDRMPNLENLNLFSGNLHEGLVPSGNIGPQERLGTVLQLKTLTLWLSTIKDLGFDRDPLLQRLEHLLLLDCHSLVTLAPSSLSLTHLTYLEVNSCRGLMNLMAISTAKSMVQLAKMKVIECKMQEIVTNEGNEEDRMIEVVFSKLVYLELVGLHYLTSFCSYKNCEFKFPSLEILVVRECVRMETFTVGQTTAPKLQNIHVIEGEEEEKQYWEGDLNTTIQKKFKDKISFKYMERLNLINYHDLLEQVWHCSDLVQEYMFRNLTSLVVSYRNNLVHAIPSHLLPCFENLDELEVSDCSAVKVIFNLNDTMVTKALGKFRLKKLLLYNLPILEHVWDKDPEGIFFLQVLQEMSVTECDNLKYLFPASVAKDLTRLKVLSATNCEELVEIFSKDEIPAEGEIKEFPQLTTMHLINLPRLKYFYPRLHKLEWPALKELHAHPCNLTILKCREDHPEDQALIPIEKIPSMDKLIVVIGDTLVRWNRWSSKLQFDKLQHFQEESDSVLHVFLGMLPAIGKLEFDNCLVEEIFSPERPNADYKSVLLHLTEIELNNMFNLNSIGLEHSWLHSIPENLKKLVVTNCGRLINLVPDMVSFSSLKYLDVSICSGMLYLFTSSTAKSLCRLKVMKIESCESMQEIVSTEGDESGEDKKLIFEDLRTLFLKDLSKLRCFYSGKFSLCFPSLEKVSLILCISMNTFSPVNEIDPTKLYYGGVRFHTGEPQWEVDLNSTIRKWVEEEMPFMHGS; this comes from the exons ATGCTCTCTGTAGAAGagcaaacaacaaaaaatactgTTGCAGAAAATGATGACAGTGTCGTGGATTCCCTTTCACTCTTTGATGATCTG ATTGAAATTCCAAACCTGGAGAGTTTGAAGTTATCCTCAATCAAAAGCAAAAACATATGGAGAGACCAGCCTCTGTCAAATATTtgctttcaaaatttaataaaattaactgTTAAAGATTGCTATAACTTAAAATACTTATGTTCATTTTCTGTGGCTAGCAAATTTAAGAAATTGAAAGGCCTTTTTATAAGTGATTGTTTGAAGATGGAGAAGATTTTTAGCACTGAAGGAAACACTGTGGAAAAG GTCTGCATTTTTCCTAAGTTGGAGGAAATCCAGCTCAACAAATTGAATATGTTGACAGACATATGCCAAGTTGAAGTTGGTGCTGATTCCTTTTCTAGCCTCATTTCTGTGCAAATTGAAGGGTGTAAAAAACTTGACAAGATTTTTCCAAGTCACATGACAGGATGCTTTGGGAGTTTAGACATCTTAAAGGTTATTGATTGTATGTCAGTGGAAAGTATTTTTGAAGGAGTTATTGGTTTCAAAAATCTACGGATTATAGAGGTTACAGAATGTCATAACCTAAGCTATGTCTTACCAGCTTCTGTGGCCAAAGATCTAAAAAGGCTTGAAGGCATTTCGGTGAGTCATTGTGACAAAATGAAGGAAATTGTTGCTTCAGATGATGGACCACAAACACAATTAGTGTTTCCTGAAGTAACCTTCATGCAACTCTATGGCCTGTTTAATGTTAAGCGTTTCTATAAGGGGGGACATATAGAATGTCCAAAATTGAAGCAGTTGGTCGTGAACTTTTGTCGTAAATTGGACGTGTTCACAACAGAAACCACAAATGAAGAAAGACAAGGCGTTTTCTTAGCTGAAAAG GTAATCTCCAACTTGGAGATCATGGAAATTCACTCAAAGGATGCATTGTGGTTAAAGAACAACACTTGGAAGTACCGAATGGACTGTATAAAAGAGCTTAGCTTACGCTATCTCAGGGGTGTTGAACTTCTCTACTGGTTTCTGGACAGAATGCCTAATCTGGAAAATTTAAACTTGTTTTCCGGCAACCTGCATGAAGGGTTAGTGCCGAGTGGAAACATTGGACCACAAGAAAGATTGGGAACTGTATTACAGCTCAAGACATTGACTTTGTGGTTATCAACGATAAAGGATCTAGGATTTGACCGAGACCCACTTCTACAAAGACTAGAGCATTTGCTCTTACTTGACTGCCACAGTTTGGTCACTTTAGCACCTTCCTCTCTATCTTTGACTCACTTAACATATTTGGAAGTAAACTCTTGTCGTGGATTAATGAATTTAATGGCAATCTCAACAGCCAAAAGCATGGTTCAACTTGCAAAAATGAAGGTAATCGAATGTAAAATGCAGGAAATAGTAACCAATGAGGGAAATGAAGAAGACAGAATGATTGAAGTTGTATTTAGCAAATTGGTTTATTTAGAGCTGGTAGGATTACATTACCTTACAAGTTTCTGCAGCTACAAGAACTGTGAATTTAAATTCCCATCACTGGAAATACTGGTTGTGAGAGAATGCGTCAGGATGGAAACATTCACTGTGGGTCAGACAACAGCACCAAAGCtacaaaatatacatgtcattgaaggagaagaggaagagaaacaGTATTGGGAAGGTGACTTGAATACcactatacaaaaaaaattcaaagacaag ATTTCTTTCAAATACATGGAGAGGTTGAACCTTATTAATTATCATGATTTATTAGAACAAGTATGGCATTGCAGTGATTTGGTGCAAGAGTACATGTTTCGCAATTTGACATCCTTGGTGGTATCATATCGTAACAATCTAGTACACGCAATTCCATCTCATTTACTTCCTTGCTTTGAGAATTTGGACGAGTTAGAAGTATCAGATTGCAGTGCTGTgaaagtcatatttaatttaaatgacaCAATGGTCACAAAAGCTTTGGGAAAATTTCGCTTGAAAAAATTGTTACTTTATAATCTACCAATCCTGGAGCATGTATGGGACAAAGACCCTGAaggaatttttttccttcaagtaCTACAAGAAATGAGTGTTACAGAATGTGATAACCTTAAATACTTGTTTCCTGCTTCGGTGGCTAAAGATCTTACTAGACTCAAGGTGCTTAGTGCAACGAACTGTGAGGAGCTGGTAGAAATATTTTCGAAGGATGAAATACCTGCAGAAGGAGAAATAAAAGAGTTTCCTCAACTGACCACAATGCACCTAATAAACTTGCCAAGGCTCAAATACTTTTATCCTCGTCTACATAAGCTAGAATGGCCTGCACTAAAAGAGCTGCATGCACATCCTTGTAACTTGACGATACTCAAATGTCGAGAAGATCATCCAGAGGACCAAGCCCTTATTCCAATTGAAAAG ATCCCCAGTATGGATAAGTTAATAGTTGTTATTGGAGACACCTTGGTCAGGTGGAATCGATGGTCTAGCAAATTGCAATTTGACAAACTGCAACACTTTCAAGAAGAGTCAGATAGTGTGCTGCATGTGTTCCTTGGCATGTTACCTGCTATAGGAAAGCTTGAATTTGATAATTGTTTGGTTGAAGAGATATTCTCTCCTGAAAGACCTAATGCTGATTACAAAAGTGTCCTCTTGCACCTAACAGAAATAGAGTTAAATAATATGTTTAATCTCAACTCCATTGGTTTAGAGCACTCTTGGCTACACTCCATTCCTGAAAATCTCAAAAAATTAGTAGTAACAAACTGTGGTCGTTTAATAAACTTGGTACCAGACATGGTATCTTTCTCCAGCCTCAAATATTTGGATGTAAGTATATGTAGTGGAATGCTATATCTGTTTACATCGTCAACAGCCAAAAGTCTGTGCCGACTCAAAGTAATGAAGATAGAATCGTGTGAATCAATGCAAGAGATAGTGTCCACAGAGGGGGATGAATCAGGTGAAGataaaaagttaatatttgAGGACCTCCGCACTTTGTTTCTAAAAGATTTATCAAAGCTAAGGTGCTTTTATTCTGGGAAGTTTTCCTTGTGCTTTCCATCCTTGGAGAAAGTGTCCTTGATTCTATGCATCTCGATGAATACTTTCAGTCCAGTCAACGAGATAGATCCAACCAAATTGTATTATGGAGGAGTTAGATTCCACACAGGTGAACCACAATGGGAAGTTGATCTGAATTCTACAATACGCAAGTGGGTTGAGGAAGAG ATGCCATTTATGCATGGTTCATGA
- the LOC112417310 gene encoding probable disease resistance protein At5g63020, protein MEPASSKCVEKAVDFVLYLTIRHVGYIFYYKENVSELNSLVEKLILERESLEHRVDKAEDNLGITESNVATWLQKVDKTRTETEKFQDDKGHAKTRFSSGLFHYLRNRHRLGRKAKKMAVDVKLLIDEKFDGVSYQQKPTSMHVALFNDGYVEFASRKDTIKSIMEKLEDSTVRMIGVHGPGGVGKSTLIKEIVKKAQVKKLFSMVVIVEITNNPNLRKIQEEIAYVLGLNLEGEGETVRADRLRRRLKKERKNTLVVLDDLWDRIDLNKIGIPFDDDSSRLAKGKSPGDYNRDDDSSRLKIQDMKGSNFTMVKKGKSPGDYNGCKILLTSRDKKVLSDKMDVESVFYVGELNGAESLMLFKEEAGIHDEMFNFKQDIVKYCAGIPMAIVTVGRALRKKSESMWEATLEKLKKEELSGVQKSMEIYVKMSYDHLESEELRSIFLLCAQMGHQQLIMDLVKYCFGLGILEGVYTLREARDRVYTSIQKLKDSSLMSDGSSSDHFNMHDMAQDAALSIAHKEKNVFALRNGKLDDWPDKDILGRCTVISIRNCEIIDELPKFIHCPQLKFFQIDNDDPSLKIPENFLKEWKNSELTDYKIVIGDFKMLSVGDFRMPNKYKTLRSLALQLIDGTDIHSQKGIKLLFKGVENLLLGELNGVQNVFYELNLDGFPDLKNLSIINNNGIEYIVNSIELLNPQNVFLNLESLCLYKLRKIKMLCYTPVTDASFAKLKTIKVKMCTQMKTLFSFYMVKFLASLETIDVSECDSLKEIVAKEGKEDFNKVEFHKLRSLTL, encoded by the exons ATGGAGCCTGCATCCTCCAAATGTGTAGAAAAAGCTGTTGATTTTGTGTTGTACCTGACTATTCGGCATGTGGGTTACATCTTCTATTACAAGGAAAATGTTAGTGAACTAAACAGTCTAGTTGAGAAGCTAATTCTTGAAAGAGAGAGCCTGGAACATCGAGTAGATAAAGCTGAGGATAATCTAGGAATAACCGAAAGTAATGTTGCAACTTGGCTTCAGAAAGTGGATAAAACTAGAACTGAAACGGAGAAGTTTCAAGATGATAAAGGCCATGCGAAGACAAGGTTTTCCAGTGGTTTATTTCATTACTTGAGGAACAGACATAGACTAGGGAGAAAAGCAAAGAAGATGGCAGTGGATGTCAAGTTATTAATAGACGAGAAGTTTGATGGAGTTTCCTATCAGCAAAAGCCAACATCTATGCATGTTGCTTTGTTTAATGATGGCTATGTAGAATTTGCTTCTAGAAAAGATACAATTAAAAGCATAATGGAAAAACTAGAAGATTCTACAGTGAGAATGATTGGAGTGCATGGGCCAGGTGGTGTGGGTAAGAGcactttaatcaaagaaattgtTAAGAAAGCTCAAGTCAAGAAGTTGTTCAGTATGGTAGTTATAGTAGAAATAACTAACAATCCCAACCTGCGAAAAATCCAGGAAGAAATTGCGTACGTGTTAGGATTGAATTTGGAAGGGGAAGGTGAGACTGTGAGAGCAGATCGTCTAAGAAGGAGGTTAAAGAAAGAGAGGAAGAACACCCTTGTCGTCCTGGATGACCTTTGGGACAGAATAGACTTGAATAAGATAGGGATTCCATTTGACGATGATTCAAGCCGTCTGGCAAAAGGAAAATCACCTGGTGATTATAATAGGGATGATGATTCAAGCCGTCTGAAAATTCAAGACATGAAAGGCTCTAACTTCACAATGgtgaaaaaaggaaaatctcCTGGTGATTATAATGGGTGCAAAATTTTGCTAACTTCGAGAGATAAAAAAGTATTGTCTGATAAAATGGACGTCGAGTCAGTTTTCTATGTGGGGGAATTAAACGGTGCAGAATCTCTAATGTTGTTTAAGGAGGAGGCTGGAATACATGATGAAATGTTCAATTTTAAACAGGATATTGTTAAGTATTGTGCAGGGATACCCATGGCAATTGTTACTGTTGGAAGGGCATTAAGAAAAAAGAGTGAGTCAATGTGGGAAGCCACActtgaaaaacttaaaaaagagGAACTGAGTGGAGTGCAGAAATCTATGGAGATTTATGTGAAGATGAGTTATGATCATCTAGAAAGTGAGGAGCTCCGGTCCATTTTCTTACTTTGTGCTCAAATGGGTCATCAACAATTAATTATGGACTTGGTGAAGTATTGCTTTGGATTGGGTATACTTGAAGGGGTCTATACGCTAAGAGAAGCCCGTGATAGAGTATATACATCAATTCAAAAGCTAAAAGACTCGAGTTTGATGTCGGATGGTAGTTCCAGTGATCATTTCAATATGCATGATATGGCTCAAGATGCCGCTTTGTCTATAGCACACAAGGAGAAAAATGTATTTGCTTTGAGAAATGGCAAATTAGATGACTGGCCGGACAAAGATATACTTGGGAGGTGCACTGTTATCTCTATACGCAACTGTGAAATCATTGACGAGCTTCCTAAATTCATACATTGTCCTCAACTTAAATTCTTCCAAATCGACAACGATGATCCTTCTTTGAAAATACCTGagaattttttgaaggaatggaAAAACTCAGA GTTAACTGATTACAAAATTGTGATTGGAGACTTCAAGATGCTTTCAGTTGGAGATTTCAGGATGCCAAATAAGTACAAAACATTAAGATCTTTGGCATTGCAGCTAATAGACGGCACTGACATTCACTCTCAGAAAGGGATAAAGTTGTTGTTTAAAGGAGTTGAAAATTTGTTGTTGGGAGAGCTAAATGGTGTTCAAAATGTTTTTTATGAGTTGAATTTGGATGGATTTCCAGATCTTAAAAATTTATCCATCATAAATAACAATGGCATTGAATATATCGTTAACTCGATTGAACTGCTCAATCCTCAGAATGTTTTTCTCAATTTGGAATCTCTATGCCTCTACAAACTGAGGAAGATAAAGATGCTGTGTTATACTCCAGTTACAGATGCCTCATTTGCCAAATTAAAAACCATCAAGGTCAAGATGTGTACCCAGATGAAGACTCTCTTCTCCTTTTACATGGTTAAATTTCTTGCTAGTCTAGAAACAATTGATGTTTCTGAATGTGATTCTTTGAAGGAGATTGTTGCTAAGGAAGGAAAAGAAGATTTTAATAAGGTTGAGTTTCATAAGCTACGCTCTTTGACACTATAA